In Desulfoferula mesophila, the genomic window GCTAACAGGTTTTTGGTTGGGTCCGCTCAACCTAAAACGCCGTTTTCCGCCTGCCGAAATACCTTGGGACGTTTGCCTCGTACTTCACCTTTATCGTATATACACAAACAGTGCCAACTACCCATCCGCAGATCTCGCAAGGACCCACTTCCCGGCGCGACATGGTAACTACTTGTAAAGTAAAGCTATTATAAGCTGCGGCGCGCGATGCTGGTTGGTGGCGTGGAGCGGGACCGGCACGAGCCGACCCCTCGAATTTTGCCGAATTACGATATCGTAATTACGAAATGGGAATAAGAGGCGTTCAGCGACGGCGGCGAGCCTCCAGCCCGGGGTGGCTGATGCCCAGCTTGTCCAGCTTGTAGGACAGGGTGCGGGGGGAGATGCCCAGGAGGACGGCTGCCCGGCTCTGGACCCAATCACACTTGCGCAAGGCGTCTTCAACGGCCATGCGCTCCAGCTCGCCCAGGTTCAGGGTCGGCAACCCCTGGAGGTCTCCCTTTTCAGCTACCTGTCGGACCAGTCCCAGATCGGCGGGGCCTATCTCTTGACTGGCGGCGAATAGCACCGCCCGCTCCACCGAATTGCGCAGCTCCCGGATGTTGCCCGGCCAGTGGTAGGTCTGGATGAAGCGCGAGGCTTCCTGGGAGAACCTGCGGTCTCGGAAACGGGTCTCGCGGCGGAACTTATCAAGGAACGTCTCGGCCAGGGGCAGGATGTCCTCCTTGCGCTGACGCAGGGGAGGGATTTTTATGGGAGCCACGGACAGGCGGTAATAAAGATCCTCCCGAAAGGCGCCCTCGCGCACCGCCTGTTGCAGATCCAGGTTGGTGGCCGCGATGATGCGCACGTCCACCTTCATGGCGCGGGAGCCGCCTATGGGGTGTACTTCCTTGTCCTCGATGGCCCGCAAGGTCTTGGCCTGGGTGGCCGGGCTCATGTCGCCCACCTCGTCCAGGAACAGGGTGCCCCCGTGGGCCTGCTGGAAGCGGCCCGTCCTGGCCTTGTGGGCCCCGGTGAAGGCGCCCTTTTCATGGCCGAACAGCTCGCTCTCCAGCAGGGTCTCGGTCAGCGCCGCGCAATTGACCGTAACCAGGTTGGCGGCCCGGCGGGCGCTGTTGGTGTGGATGGCCCCTGCCAAAAGGCTTTTGCCCGTGCCGGTTTCGCCGGCGAGCAAAACGGTGATGTCGGTTTCGGCGACCCGGGCCAACTTGTCCAACACCCTGCGCATGGCCGGGCTCTGCGCCACCATGGAATCCAGGTGGTGGATGTAGGGCTGTTCGTGGCGCAGGTAATCCACCGCATACTTGAGCTGGGCCTTATTTAGTGCCCTGCGCACGGTGAGGCGCAGGTGCTCCAGGTTCAGCGGTTTTTGCTGAAAATCGAAAGCGCCCTTGTGCATGGCCTCCACGGCCACCCCCACCGTGCCGTAGCCGGTAATGATGATTACCGGGGTGCCGGGCAGATGCTCCTCCACGTAGGCCAAAAGCTCCTCGCCGCCGGTGCCGGGCATGTACAAGTCAGTGATGATCAAGTTGAAGCCCCGCTTTTCCAACATGGCGATGGCCGCGTCCCCCCCGTCAACCTGGGTCACGGCGAGGTTGTCCCGGGATAGGGCCCTGGCCACTATCTCACGGGTGTCCCGGTCGTCGTCCACCACCAGTACGTGGTTGCTGGGCTGCAACGCTTCATCCATGGTTTCGGCCTAGATAGCGCCTTAGAAAAGGCAGCACTTCGTCTGTGAACTTAAGGGGCTTTTCGAAGTACGGACGTTGCCTGGCCGCCAGCTCCTGCCTGGTTTCGTCTTCCCAGAAAAAGGCGGTGAGAAAAATCGTCTCCTGGAAATCGAAGTCCTCAGCCAGCCAATCGGCCAATTCGAACCCGTTGGCGCCGGGCAGCTTGATGTCCAACAACGCGGCGTTCGGCCGGCGGTCGGTCTGGCGAAACCAGGCCATGGCCTCTTCGGCGCTGCCTGCGGCGGCAACCTCGTACCCGTCCGTCTTCAGCCAGTCGCCGACGATCTGCAAAACACCGGGTTCGTCGTCCACTATCAAGATAAGACTCAAGCCTCTTCCCCTCGTTTCTTGACGGGACGCAAGCGATACATGCTCCGGCTGCCCGCCTGGCCATCATATACCAAATCCGCTTTACCCTGGCTAAGCTGTTCCAATTCCGAGACGGTGGCTTCGATGTCTTCGATGGCTTTGGCCGCATTGTCCAGGTTAGGGGCCAGGGAACCGTCATGTTGGGCCAGCTTGTGCTGGAGCATCTCGTTTTCCCCCCGTAAGACGCAAAGGCTGTTGCGCACCCGGTGGCTCAGCGTACCCGTGTAGCGTCGCAGAGCCGCCTTTTCCAACATGCGGCTCTCACGCCCCAGGTAGAGCACGGTGTAGGTAAGTCCGGCCCAGGCCAGACTCAGCAAGCTGATAAGGGCGATGGTTCCAAAGAGCCTCAGGGTGCGTTGCCCCTGGGCACCCATGGCAACGGTGCTTTCCACCACCGCCACCACGAAGCTGTCCTCAATGGTGCGCCAGTACAACTGGGCCGTGCCTTGATCGAGGGTTTGCGCCATGCCTCCACTGGCCCCGAATTTGCCGGACTGGACGGCCTTGCGCCCTTGGGCGAGGGCCCGGGGCAGAGTGGCCGAGGCAAGGAAAGCCTTGGCGCTGGCCTGGGC contains:
- a CDS encoding response regulator, which encodes MSLILIVDDEPGVLQIVGDWLKTDGYEVAAAGSAEEAMAWFRQTDRRPNAALLDIKLPGANGFELADWLAEDFDFQETIFLTAFFWEDETRQELAARQRPYFEKPLKFTDEVLPFLRRYLGRNHG
- a CDS encoding sigma-54-dependent transcriptional regulator produces the protein MDEALQPSNHVLVVDDDRDTREIVARALSRDNLAVTQVDGGDAAIAMLEKRGFNLIITDLYMPGTGGEELLAYVEEHLPGTPVIIITGYGTVGVAVEAMHKGAFDFQQKPLNLEHLRLTVRRALNKAQLKYAVDYLRHEQPYIHHLDSMVAQSPAMRRVLDKLARVAETDITVLLAGETGTGKSLLAGAIHTNSARRAANLVTVNCAALTETLLESELFGHEKGAFTGAHKARTGRFQQAHGGTLFLDEVGDMSPATQAKTLRAIEDKEVHPIGGSRAMKVDVRIIAATNLDLQQAVREGAFREDLYYRLSVAPIKIPPLRQRKEDILPLAETFLDKFRRETRFRDRRFSQEASRFIQTYHWPGNIRELRNSVERAVLFAASQEIGPADLGLVRQVAEKGDLQGLPTLNLGELERMAVEDALRKCDWVQSRAAVLLGISPRTLSYKLDKLGISHPGLEARRRR